The Candidatus Hydrogenedentota bacterium genome includes a window with the following:
- a CDS encoding beta-galactosidase trimerization domain-containing protein, with amino-acid sequence MKSLLVIASLFFIAPHIVAEDLPWYQTRLIGMEVGPSGAQWGSDPRDLGYSSRFNGAEIVAKQIEMGSEYLVLWARDHEWAYYDSKLMPKVPGLGDRDPLAEAVEAAKPSGLPVIAYVVVQAGGLVLRDHPEWGMVGPDGQAIPGRLCLNSPYRDFVHALLEEILTKGVGGFHVDMVDQGFGPPYGCFCTNCRAEFEKQFPGQPMPTGVSWDAAWDRMLEFRYETSARFERDTLAFVRARAPKATVDFNFHGYPPFTFEVGQRPVQHAGIGDFVTCESGVWGFSALAAGMTAEFVRASTPGRRYQVVMQRGARFYHDQTTRPLNDLRWEMFALLMHGAQVTIVDKTPFEGQLDPVAYDRMAEVFKEVQGKREHFGQTPVYDVGIYYSARARDWYGREQREKYQLPFNGAYKAATYEHLTTGVLLDENLSAETLTAFPVVVMPDTAIVGEAELALFEAYVRGGGNLIVSGNSGCFDAMGTPQSHSSLESLIGAKVARVIADSDNYVSFDEAEAAEGLLENVPTGWPHLVYGPAVVYEPVDARPLGQLHAPIRTQRQKDGLEGTTFPSPAAEAIGPAILLNALGQGRVLTFAVSPGMAAGGEYRTTEARALLANAIRALLPKPDLTIEAPAYVETVVTRGGDGTYRVHFNGFLTPPGSTDVKRPWAIPELMVDTPLYRAKIHARGPIESARGVNPSTEIALDGDTASLLVNDVHEVIVLDLK; translated from the coding sequence ATGAAATCACTGCTCGTTATCGCGTCGCTGTTCTTCATTGCCCCCCACATCGTCGCCGAGGATCTCCCCTGGTACCAGACCAGACTCATCGGCATGGAGGTCGGCCCGTCCGGCGCGCAGTGGGGCTCCGACCCGCGGGACCTGGGCTATTCCTCGCGCTTCAACGGCGCAGAGATTGTCGCAAAGCAGATCGAGATGGGCTCGGAGTATCTCGTGCTCTGGGCGCGGGATCACGAATGGGCCTACTACGACTCGAAGCTCATGCCCAAGGTGCCCGGCCTGGGTGATCGCGATCCGCTGGCGGAGGCGGTCGAGGCCGCAAAGCCCAGCGGCCTTCCGGTCATTGCCTACGTGGTGGTGCAGGCGGGCGGGCTCGTTCTCCGCGATCACCCCGAGTGGGGCATGGTCGGTCCGGACGGCCAGGCTATTCCGGGACGCCTTTGCCTCAATAGTCCCTACCGCGATTTCGTCCATGCGCTGCTGGAGGAGATTCTGACCAAGGGCGTGGGCGGCTTTCATGTGGACATGGTGGATCAGGGATTTGGCCCGCCCTATGGCTGCTTCTGCACAAACTGCAGGGCCGAGTTCGAGAAGCAGTTTCCTGGTCAGCCCATGCCCACGGGCGTCTCCTGGGACGCCGCCTGGGATCGGATGCTGGAATTCCGCTACGAGACCAGCGCGCGTTTTGAACGGGATACCCTTGCCTTCGTGCGCGCCCGGGCTCCGAAGGCCACGGTCGACTTTAACTTTCACGGCTACCCGCCTTTCACCTTTGAAGTGGGCCAGCGTCCCGTGCAGCATGCGGGGATCGGCGATTTTGTCACCTGCGAAAGTGGCGTATGGGGTTTCAGCGCCCTGGCCGCAGGAATGACAGCGGAATTTGTGCGGGCCTCCACGCCAGGACGGCGCTACCAGGTGGTGATGCAGCGCGGCGCCCGCTTCTACCACGATCAGACCACGCGTCCGCTCAATGATCTCCGCTGGGAGATGTTCGCTCTGCTCATGCACGGCGCTCAGGTGACCATCGTGGACAAGACGCCTTTCGAGGGCCAGCTTGATCCCGTGGCCTACGACCGAATGGCCGAGGTCTTCAAGGAGGTCCAGGGCAAACGAGAACACTTCGGCCAGACGCCGGTATACGATGTGGGAATCTACTATTCGGCACGCGCCCGGGACTGGTATGGCCGGGAGCAGCGGGAGAAGTACCAGCTTCCCTTCAATGGCGCCTACAAGGCCGCAACCTATGAACATCTCACGACCGGTGTGCTGCTGGATGAAAACCTCAGCGCGGAGACGCTGACGGCCTTTCCCGTCGTGGTGATGCCCGACACCGCGATAGTCGGAGAGGCGGAGCTGGCGCTCTTCGAAGCCTATGTGCGCGGCGGCGGAAATCTGATCGTCTCGGGAAATTCCGGCTGCTTCGATGCCATGGGGACGCCCCAGTCGCACTCCAGCCTGGAATCGCTCATTGGCGCGAAAGTCGCCCGCGTAATCGCGGACAGCGACAACTATGTGTCCTTCGACGAAGCCGAGGCGGCCGAAGGCCTGTTGGAGAATGTGCCGACGGGGTGGCCCCACCTGGTCTACGGCCCGGCGGTGGTCTACGAGCCCGTGGACGCGCGACCCCTCGGTCAGCTTCACGCACCGATCCGCACCCAGCGACAAAAAGACGGGCTGGAAGGTACCACCTTCCCGAGTCCGGCGGCCGAAGCCATTGGCCCCGCAATCCTGCTCAACGCCCTTGGCCAAGGGCGCGTGCTGACCTTCGCCGTGTCGCCCGGCATGGCGGCGGGCGGCGAGTACCGCACCACAGAGGCGCGCGCGTTGCTGGCCAACGCCATTCGCGCCCTGTTGCCCAAGCCGGACCTTACCATCGAAGCGCCGGCCTATGTCGAGACCGTGGTCACCCGCGGCGGCGATGGGACTTACCGTGTTCACTTCAATGGATTCCTCACTCCGCCCGGATCGACGGATGTGAAGCGCCCGTGGGCCATTCCCGAGCTGATGGTGGACACACCCCTCTACCGGGCGAAGATTCATGCCCGTGGCCCGATCGAGTCCGCACGGGGCGTGAACCCGAGTACCGAAATCGCGTTGGACGGCGATACGGCGTCACTGCTGGTGAACGACGTCCATGAGGTGATCGTGCTGGACCTGAAATAG